One Heterodontus francisci isolate sHetFra1 unplaced genomic scaffold, sHetFra1.hap1 HAP1_SCAFFOLD_188, whole genome shotgun sequence genomic region harbors:
- the LOC137360362 gene encoding probable G-protein coupled receptor 139 — protein MIDCFTTLLTIIILFRGKCGLAKCVTRYLKVMAAADLLAIITDVVLYRINDYYLPTSFLFITPVCAFQNVLRNAAKDISVWVTVAFIFDRFVTICCQNLRTKYFTENTASAVIGTICLLFSLKNIPWYFTLEPYVTINNVPWYCNAKLDYYTVPAWVAFSWIHRCLNPLLPIVLILLLNIMTVVHILAVSRVRKSLRVTKNKVNQNDPEMKKRRKSIILLFAISGNFIMLWMLYVIIFLLTQITNNYYSTGLSDPMLIADQTSYMLLLLSCCTNTCIYAVTVTKFKEELKNSLTYAPKLILKLVKQGQ, from the exons ATGATTGATtgcttca CCACTCTGTTGACAATTATTATCCTGTTTCGGGGAAAATGTGGTCTCGCCAAATGTGTAACTCGCTACCTGAAggtcatggcagcagcggatctactggccATTATCACTGATGTAGTACTTTATCGGATTAATGATTATTATTTACCAACTAGCTTCCTGTTCATAACTCCTGTGTGCGCTTTCCAAAATGTATTAAGAAATGCTGCCAAAGATATTTCAGTTTGGGTGACAGTCGCTTTCATTTTTGACAGGTTTGTAACCATTTGTTGCCAGAACCTGAGGACTAAATACTTCACTGAGAACACTGCCTCTGCGGTTATTGGAACAATATGTCTGTTGTTCAGTTTGAAAAACATCCCCTGGTACTTTACCTTGGAGCCCTACGTTACAATTAACAACGTACCTTGGTACTGTAATGCAAAACTGGATTACTATACTGTACCTGCATGGGTCGCATTTAGTTGGATTCACCGCTGCCTCAACCCCTTGCTCCCAATAGTTCTGATATTGCTGCTCAATATTATGACCGTAGTGCACATTTTGGCAGTAAGTAGAGTCCGCAAAAGTCTGAGGGTAACCAAGAATAAAGTAAATCAAAATGATCCGGAGATGAAGaagcgaaggaaatccatcattttactctttgCTATATCTGGAAACTTCATAATGCTATGGATGTTATACGTGATCATTTTCTTATTAACCCAAATTACAAACAATTATTATTCAACAGGTTTGAGTGATCCGATGTTAATTGCAGATCAAACCAGTTACATGCTCCTGcttttgagttgctgcacaaacacatgcaTTTATGCTGTGACTGTGACTAAGTTCAAAGAGGAGCTGAAGAATTCATTGACATATGCACCAAAATTAATACttaaattggttaaacaaggaCAATGA